The sequence below is a genomic window from Scylla paramamosain isolate STU-SP2022 chromosome 38, ASM3559412v1, whole genome shotgun sequence.
CCTATTTTTCAGTCTTACACACACTGGTATAAGAGATTCACACCTTCACGTTCATTACAGCtatactctctctttctctctctctctctctctctctctctctctctctctgctttcactCACTTGTCAAAGATGACCCGAGCCACATCCAGCCACTCCCAGGCACACTGTAGGGTggtcatctcttcctcttcctcagtatTCTCACCTGCAAACAATAGGAAGACTTGCACTGACTGCCTATCTCTATACCAGGTTGTCAGTCCCACACAGAGTGGctcagacaaggcaccacacattcATGCACACTCTTAGCCTcatcagcccctggtggaaagggagtctcatggaccaccatactacaccccaggagcttaggcatacCAGAGCTAGCCACAAACATTCACAGCAAGGTCCCATAGCATACATTGATTTTACCCCCTTGCATTAACTGCCATCAGAAATTTGACCATTTGTTCACCACTTAACTGTAgttaaataaatgttttatatggCTTTCATTataagtgtacacacacacacacacacacacacaggaaaagacCAAGGACACAGTAATTcaggtaaataaagaaaaggaggatttGGTGTGAGACACAGTGGATAAGAAGAAATGTATGGTCTTTTTCCAactgcaagagaagaaaacccATTAaagtctgtcagagagagagagagagagagagagagagagagagagagagagagagagagagagagagagagagagagaagaggagttggtaaggaaaattattacaatggtccaaggtgaagaacagggactggaatgagaagtggaagaaacaTATAGAATTgaaaaatatagtgaaggaggtaaaagaccattaaaagtgagaatgagatcccaagttacagtaaaggagatcctagtgagaactgggaagctggctgaaaattcagaatacaagaatatttgagtaaaaaagagatatgaacttggaagaaagggaaaaagagaaggatctgaagaatgaagccaagcaaaaaaaacgagagaagtacagagactgagaagcagaaattttattggagggtactagatatgaaactaaggaaatggtatattcaggaaagggaacaagaaatgaaagaaccacaacagcagacagacaaattgcatgtggtgggagaagtagtatattaagagtaatatatacaaaaaaaacttgatgtaaacaaataaaattttcagaaaacttagcacacaaaaccttattaacaactcaccttctccttctgcggcatttccttccttcttatctttctcctttccttctccatcttcctcctcctcctcctcctcctctccttcctctttctttccaccttcctcctcctcttgtgactcttcactctcttcctcctcgtcctcctccttccctgtgcttccctcctctgaaagaaaagacttaattaaaaagcaagcaaatatagtagtaatagtaaaaaaaaaaaagtcaagtaaatgaaagtttatacacatatgaaattagtgaaaatttgacaccaaacattctctatctgtaacattacatcagaatgacgagaacacaagatatgaaaagtgaatgatgtatataacaaagaaaaacattgtataatgacatatgacaggaaaataatcttgtatacttgagtcccttaaatacttgcttccttgtatattaactcccaaaatgctcattccttgtactctcattttcaaaacacctcttccttatatattgtcactcaaacactcttttcttgtacacttattcccaaatcattcctgtcttcctgtattctcattctccaaacactcctgcctctgcacacccagttcctcaaaacatttcttcattgtttactcattccccaaacacaccaactttcttgtatacttagctctcaaaagatgcatttttaaacatccataactccttttattttcattccccaaacactcctggctgtgcacactccagcacgttaacaccacacacacattcacactcttaatatcatctgtcagcccctagtggaaagggacaatcttgtggcccaccatactacacctcaggaggtcagacacagcattcagttaacaaaaaatcacattaacacccactccccacagaacatagtaacacaaaatcagattaaCACTCACCCCAACGTCACATTCACAAGACAAGTTCTCATCCCACAGCCGTAAACTGTTTGTGGCCACCTACGAGGACCTTGCCAAGAAGATGCTTGCCTACACAACCCCAACGGACACAGCTCTGTACCGGCGCATCCCGGCTAACACGACAGGCCTCGccagcatcctcttcttcatcgagcGACTCCAGAGGTGCTACATACCCACGGGGGAGAAGCCTGTTAGCATGGGAGTTGCTGCTGGCTGGTACATGTTGTCAGCTCTCCTACAACAAGGTGAGGACCTGTTGAGGTGTAAGACTGGTCAGTTCAAGTGTTGGAGCATTTAGTGTTTGGTAAGATGGCTGGTACACGTTGCCAGCCCTCCTACAGCAGGGTGAGGACCTGTTGGGGTATGAGACTAAGTTGAATGCAAGGGTAGTGGTGTTTAATGTTTGATAAGATgggaatacagaaagacagttattaaaggatagatttaaaactgGGAAACTTTACATGATACCTGGTGTATTTTCATAATTGAGCTGATATTAACTTGAATTAGTTCTGGCATGAGCAATATAAGCAAGTGGTGTTAATATGACTGATATGGATATCaagtaatgtatttaattttatcagtaGTTCTCTTCATATGATGATATCAACAGTTTTCTTAGTAAGATACGAGATATAAATCTTttagaaatgatgagaaaaactcttaaattgcATTTTCAGTATACAGTACAGTACACCTGTTTAGTTACCCCTTCACCACCTACCTGAGTCTGCCAGTCTGTAAGGGAAGTCCCACATCTTTCTGAAGCTGACCGGTTTGCTGTACCCCGGGACTGCCAGCTCCGTGGGTCCTGTCAGGTGCAGGTGGTCCACTTCAATGTCCAAGATGGCCGACTGAAGGCTGCAGCACCAGTTGACGAGAGCCTCCTTGCGGTACACCAGCCCAGCATCGTACAGACGGACAAATGCTTCCGTCACTGCGAGGAAAAGTGTTTTGGTGAAATTTCTTgtttgtgtgcgcgcgtgtgtgtgtgtgtgtcagaggttATGAGGACAGGTATGCTTACAgatgtacagacagacacacaggccaTTCTCTCGCTGTATCCATGGTAAACACAGCTGTCCCAGTCAAGTGAAGCCCCCAGATGCCGCAGCTGGTCGAATGTaattgttccttcctcctcttcttccacacttCATCAATAAACctgcaaaaaaaggaaaatttgtcTTTTAAATATGTAAGTTAGTTGTACACAGTCTATTGcccaagaaaacagaaaactggGTAACTATTTTGACTGCAtagaaaaattacacacacacacacacacacacacacacacacacagttttgtatATTCATGTCTCTCTATCATTCTAGTTTTCTCAAGGCAACACTCACTCTTCTGTCTGTCAAGGTCGTGTCTGGTGTTCCCCTGGGCGTCCCACAGgtgcctctccaccaccacctgtgttGCTGACCCTGTGTGGTCTGCCCCTGGGATGAACACTGCCTCACCACCCTGCATCTGTGcctgcatcagagagagagagagagagagagagagagagagagagagagagagagagagagagagagagagagagagagagagagagagagagacatttgaaacatttatttatagccaaGTCATTTTACATACTGGTATATATGAGTATATGAAATCTTTACAATTAAACCAAGC
It includes:
- the LOC135091896 gene encoding valine--tRNA ligase-like isoform X2; this translates as MALTEAFVRLYDAGLVYRKEALVNWCCSLQSAILDIEVDHLHLTGPTELAVPGYSKPVSFRKMWDFPYRLADSGPHLVVGELTTCTSQQQLPC